In a genomic window of Leptospira brenneri:
- a CDS encoding M15 family metallopeptidase: MSSEVTQANNSIDLVTSRLQTFWKDLKKTIPEAELFETKRSNERQTYLYSLGRTRSGEIVTYATAGNSPHNHGLAFDIKNINFSNREKDIRDLLSKNSDIAWGMDFWRIDTKNKKKVKFPDPAHFQIKNWKSLVPGLNSKIVFPLVAIIGISIYSLRGKRK; this comes from the coding sequence ATGTCTTCTGAAGTAACACAGGCAAACAATTCAATTGATCTAGTTACTTCTAGACTCCAAACTTTTTGGAAAGATTTAAAGAAGACAATTCCGGAAGCGGAACTTTTCGAAACCAAAAGATCAAATGAAAGACAAACCTATCTTTATTCTTTGGGAAGAACGAGATCCGGAGAGATAGTAACTTATGCAACTGCTGGTAACTCTCCACATAATCATGGTTTAGCTTTTGATATTAAGAATATAAATTTTTCAAACAGGGAAAAAGACATCAGAGACCTATTGAGTAAAAACTCAGATATAGCATGGGGAATGGACTTTTGGAGAATCGACACAAAGAACAAGAAGAAAGTTAAGTTTCCAGATCCTGCACATTTTCAAATCAAGAATTGGAAAAGTTTAGTTCCGGGATTAAATAGCAAGATAGTCTTCCCTCTAGTCGCAATCATTGGTATTTCAATTTATAGTTTAAGAGGTAAGCGAAAATGA